The following proteins are encoded in a genomic region of Notolabrus celidotus isolate fNotCel1 chromosome 19, fNotCel1.pri, whole genome shotgun sequence:
- the gnaz gene encoding guanine nucleotide-binding protein G(z) subunit alpha gives MGCRQSSEEKEAARRSRRIDRHLRSESQRQRREIKLLLLGTSNSGKSTIVKQMKIIHSGGFNLEACKEYKPLILYNAIDSLTRIIRALTTLKIDFHNADRAYDAVQLFALTGPAESKGEITPELLGVMKRLWADSGVQECFHRSNEYHLEDNTAYYLNDLDRISALEYIPTVEDILRSRDMTTGIVENKFTFKELTFKMVDVGGQRSERKKWIHCFEGVTAIIFCVELSGYDLKLYEDNQTSRMAESLRLFDSICNNNWFTNTSLILFLNKKDLLAEKIKRIPLTVCFPDYKGQNTYEEAAVYVQRQFEDLNRNKETKEIYSHFTCATDTSNIQFVFDAVTDVIIQNNLKYIGLC, from the exons ATGGGATGCCGTCAGAGCTCGGAGGAGAAGGAAGCGGCTCGGCGCTCGCGGCGAATCGATCGCCACCTGCgctcagagagtcagaggcAGCGGCGTGAGATCAAGCTCTTGTTGTTGGGCACCAGCAACTCAGGCAAGAGCACAATTGTCAAGCAGATGAAGATTATCCACAGCGGAGGCTTCAACCTGGAGGCGTGTAAGGAGTACAAGCCCCTCATCCTGTACAACGCCATCGACTCACTCACCCGCATCATCCGTGCCCTCACCACCCTCAAAATCGACTTTCACAATGCTGATCGCGCCTATGATGCTGTGCAGCTCTTTGCCCTTACAGGACCAGCTGAGAGCAAGGGGGAGATAACTCCAGAGCTGTTGGGGGTCATGAAACGTCTGTGGGCCGACTCAGGGGTCCAGGAGTGCTTTCACCGATCCAATGAGTACCACTTAGAGGACAACACTGCCTACTATCTGAATGACCTAGACCGCATCTCTGCACTTGAGTACATCCCCACTGTAGAGGACATCCTTCGATCCCGTGATATGACCACTGGCATTGTGGAGAACAAGTTCACCTTCAAGGAGCTCACCTTCAAGATGGTGGATGTTGGTGGACAGCgctcagagagaaagaagtggATCCACTGCTTCGAGGGCGTGACTGCAATCATTTTCTGCGTCGAGCTTAGTGGCTATGACCTCAAACTCTATGAGGACAACCAGACG AGCCGTATGGCCGAGAGCTTGCGCCTGTTCGACTCCATCTGCAACAACAACTGGTTCACCAACACGTcgctcatcctcttcctcaacAAGAAGGATCTGTTGGCGGAGAAGATCAAGCGCATTCCTCTGACAGTGTGCTTCCCTGACTACAAAGGTCAGAACACCTACGAGGAGGCAGCGGTCTATGTGCAGCGGCAGTTCGAGGACCTCAACCGCAACAAGGAGACCAAGGAAATCTATTCGCACTTCACCTGTGCCACCGACACCAGCAACATCCAGTTTGTGTTCGATGCTGTCACGGACGTGATCATCCAGAACAATCTGAAGTACATTGGGCTGTGCTAG